A genomic region of Streptomyces rimosus contains the following coding sequences:
- a CDS encoding macrolide family glycosyltransferase, with the protein MSPLSTTRAHRPAHIAMFSIPAHGHVNPSLEVIRELVARGHRVTYAIPPSFAEIVAATGAEPKFWNSTLPTDEDPALWGTQLLDAMDLFLDDAIQALPQLAAAYEGDEPDLVLHDTTAYPAQVLAHRWGVPAVQLAPHMVVWDGFQADMGEQMSVDMQGTERGRAYYERFRDWLDEQGMSEVTDPERIATEPASGLALIPRAMQPHADRADHARFTFVGACQGDRGHQGDWRRPDGLAADAKVLLVSLGSSYTNEPGFYRECIEAFGGLPGWHVVLQVGKHIEMSELGTIPDNFEVHHWVPQLAVLRQADAFITHAGMGGSQEGLANGVPMVCVPQAVDQFMNADILQGLGVARHVPKAEATADVLREAVLGLVNDPQVAAVSERIRREMAAEGGAKRAADLIEEKLPQG; encoded by the coding sequence ATGAGTCCTTTATCGACCACCCGTGCCCACCGGCCCGCCCACATCGCGATGTTCAGCATCCCCGCCCACGGGCACGTCAATCCGAGCCTGGAGGTCATCCGGGAGCTCGTCGCCCGGGGGCACCGCGTCACCTACGCCATCCCGCCGTCCTTCGCCGAGATCGTCGCCGCGACCGGGGCCGAGCCGAAGTTCTGGAACTCGACGCTGCCCACCGACGAGGACCCGGCGCTGTGGGGCACGCAGCTGCTCGACGCCATGGACCTGTTCCTCGACGACGCCATCCAGGCCCTGCCGCAGCTCGCCGCGGCCTACGAGGGCGACGAGCCGGACCTCGTCCTCCACGACACCACCGCCTATCCCGCGCAGGTCCTCGCCCACCGCTGGGGCGTGCCCGCCGTGCAGCTCGCCCCGCACATGGTCGTCTGGGACGGCTTCCAGGCCGACATGGGCGAGCAGATGAGCGTCGACATGCAGGGCACCGAGCGCGGCCGGGCGTATTACGAGCGCTTCCGCGACTGGCTCGACGAACAGGGCATGTCCGAGGTCACCGACCCCGAACGGATCGCGACCGAGCCGGCCAGCGGCCTCGCCCTGATCCCGCGCGCCATGCAGCCGCACGCCGACCGCGCAGATCACGCCAGGTTCACCTTCGTCGGCGCCTGTCAGGGCGACCGCGGGCACCAGGGCGACTGGCGGCGGCCTGACGGCCTCGCCGCGGACGCGAAGGTGCTCCTCGTCTCGCTCGGCTCCTCCTACACCAACGAGCCCGGCTTCTACCGGGAGTGCATCGAGGCGTTCGGGGGCCTGCCGGGCTGGCATGTGGTGCTCCAGGTCGGCAAGCACATCGAGATGTCCGAACTCGGTACGATCCCGGACAATTTCGAGGTGCATCACTGGGTGCCGCAGCTCGCCGTGCTGCGGCAGGCGGACGCCTTCATCACCCACGCGGGGATGGGCGGCAGTCAGGAGGGGCTGGCCAACGGGGTGCCGATGGTGTGCGTACCGCAGGCCGTGGACCAGTTCATGAACGCGGACATCCTCCAGGGGCTCGGGGTCGCCCGGCACGTCCCGAAGGCGGAGGCCACGGCGGACGTCCTGCGGGAAGCGGTGCTGGGCCTGGTGAACGATCCGCAGGTGGCGGCCGTTTCGGAACGGATCCGGCGGGAAATGGCGGCGGAGGGCGGCGCGAAGCGGGCGGCGGATCTCATCGAGGAGAAGCTGCCCCAGGGGTGA
- a CDS encoding ABC transporter substrate-binding protein — translation MRAPRNGPGPRTEPGGNGFRNGGPRRRTLLAAAAAVPTAALLPGCSGGDGRRGGRGRSVLRFQSLAWQKESVDANKQLVAEWNRLHPDIPVQYVQGAWPTVHDQLLTSFEGGEAPDIIHDASDDLADFAYGGYLADLTGLLPRRLKDDIPARGWESGTFGGRVYGIPFLQEPRVLIADGVKLRRSGVRVPTADAPWTWEEFGEVAKELTGGGGYGVAWPLKEPVSVTLNLALSTGGRIFRRRPDGRAEVRFDAADQVVPRTIHDQVNVVRSAARTTLGMGGADTLPGFFAGRYAILPLGFSYRQQIAQQAPKDFEWTVLPAPRGAGGADQGVSPQTLSIAADCPRKEEAMAFVDFLLRPPNMARLALGDWMLPTGREALKAPELHEDRHDWATGTALADTLRAAPAQSVRGYPEWKDKIATPGFQEYYSGAIDLDELRQRLVHDGNLVLARYQR, via the coding sequence ATGCGCGCGCCCCGCAACGGCCCCGGGCCCCGTACCGAACCCGGCGGCAACGGCTTCCGCAACGGCGGCCCCCGCCGCCGTACCCTGCTCGCCGCCGCGGCGGCCGTGCCCACCGCGGCCCTGCTGCCCGGCTGCTCGGGCGGTGACGGCCGGCGCGGTGGCAGAGGCCGGAGCGTGCTCCGCTTCCAGTCGCTGGCCTGGCAGAAGGAGTCCGTGGACGCCAACAAGCAGCTGGTCGCGGAGTGGAACCGGCTGCACCCGGACATTCCCGTCCAGTACGTGCAGGGAGCCTGGCCCACCGTCCACGACCAGCTGCTCACCTCCTTCGAGGGCGGCGAGGCGCCGGACATCATCCACGACGCCTCCGACGACCTCGCGGACTTCGCCTACGGCGGCTACCTCGCCGACCTGACCGGGCTCCTCCCGCGGCGCCTCAAGGACGACATCCCGGCGCGCGGCTGGGAGTCGGGGACGTTCGGCGGCCGGGTGTACGGCATCCCCTTCCTCCAGGAGCCGCGCGTCCTGATCGCCGACGGGGTGAAACTGCGGCGCTCCGGGGTGCGCGTGCCGACCGCCGACGCGCCCTGGACGTGGGAGGAGTTCGGGGAGGTGGCGAAGGAGCTGACGGGCGGTGGTGGCTACGGCGTCGCCTGGCCGCTGAAGGAACCGGTCTCCGTCACGCTCAACCTCGCCCTGTCCACCGGCGGCCGGATCTTCCGGCGCCGCCCGGACGGGCGGGCGGAGGTCCGCTTCGACGCCGCCGACCAAGTGGTGCCGCGCACCATCCACGACCAGGTCAACGTGGTCCGCAGCGCGGCCCGTACGACCCTGGGCATGGGCGGCGCCGACACGCTGCCCGGCTTCTTCGCCGGCCGGTACGCGATCCTGCCGCTCGGCTTCTCCTACCGGCAGCAGATCGCGCAGCAGGCGCCGAAGGACTTCGAGTGGACGGTGCTGCCCGCGCCCCGGGGGGCCGGCGGCGCGGACCAGGGTGTCAGCCCGCAGACCCTGTCGATCGCGGCGGACTGCCCGCGCAAGGAGGAGGCGATGGCCTTTGTCGACTTCCTGCTCAGGCCGCCCAACATGGCCCGGCTCGCCCTGGGGGACTGGATGCTGCCGACCGGGCGGGAGGCACTGAAGGCGCCGGAGCTGCACGAGGACCGGCACGACTGGGCGACGGGCACGGCGCTCGCGGACACGCTGCGGGCCGCCCCCGCGCAGTCGGTGCGCGGCTACCCGGAGTGGAAGGACAAGATCGCGACGCCGGGGTTCCAGGAGTACTACAGCGGCGCGATCGACCTGGACGAGCTGCGCCAACGCCTCGTCCACGACGGGAACCTGGTCCTGGCCCGGTACCAGCGCTGA
- a CDS encoding carbohydrate ABC transporter permease, which translates to MALLCYLVFLAFPFLWLVSTAFKPPRELGSLHPTWIPRAPTLDNFRTAFDEQPLLQAAANSLLAAAVSALVAIVLATPMAYVLARLRTRFARAATGWVVVSQAFPLVLVIIPLFLVLKTLHLVDARTGLILVYVVWSLPFALWMLTGYVRAVPPELEEAAAVDGAGRLRTLVSVTGPLLAPGIVATGLFAFITAWNEFFFALVLLKSPEKQTMPVVLTHFLGAEGVADLGPLAAAALLATLPSLLLFAVIQRRITGGMLAGAVKN; encoded by the coding sequence CTGGCCCTGCTCTGCTACCTCGTCTTTCTCGCCTTCCCTTTCCTCTGGCTGGTCTCAACCGCCTTCAAGCCGCCGCGCGAGCTGGGCAGTCTGCATCCCACCTGGATTCCCCGGGCGCCGACCCTGGACAACTTCCGTACGGCCTTCGACGAGCAGCCGCTGCTCCAAGCCGCCGCCAACAGCCTGCTCGCCGCCGCCGTCTCGGCGCTGGTCGCGATCGTCCTGGCGACCCCGATGGCGTATGTCCTCGCCCGTCTCCGCACCCGCTTCGCGCGGGCGGCGACCGGGTGGGTCGTGGTCAGCCAGGCGTTCCCGCTGGTCCTGGTGATCATCCCGCTCTTCCTGGTCCTGAAGACCCTCCACCTGGTGGACGCCCGGACCGGGCTGATCCTGGTGTACGTGGTGTGGTCGCTGCCGTTCGCGCTGTGGATGCTGACCGGCTACGTACGGGCCGTACCGCCGGAGCTGGAGGAGGCCGCGGCGGTGGACGGCGCGGGACGGCTGCGCACCCTGGTGTCCGTCACCGGGCCGCTGCTGGCGCCGGGGATCGTCGCGACGGGCCTGTTCGCGTTCATCACCGCATGGAACGAGTTCTTCTTCGCGCTCGTCCTGCTCAAGTCGCCGGAGAAGCAGACGATGCCGGTCGTGCTGACCCACTTCCTCGGGGCGGAGGGCGTCGCCGACCTCGGCCCGCTCGCGGCGGCGGCCCTGCTCGCCACGCTGCCCAGCCTGCTGCTGTTCGCCGTCATCCAGCGCCGGATCACCGGCGGCATGCTGGCCGGGGCGGTGAAGAACTGA
- a CDS encoding carbohydrate ABC transporter permease — protein MAVRGPAHRSARRSAHLSARGTWFLVAPALIPILVLSVGPLLYGIGLAFTDAQSGRTEATRWVGLLNFSDLLQDTLFWDSFRVGLVWAVGVTVPQFFLALGLALLLGQDLRMRWLARALAIIPWAMPEVVVGIMWRLVYHPDAGVLNETLRSLGLGPDEGVDWLSGTATALLAVVVVGIWAGMPQTTVTLLAGLQNVPRELHEAAAMDGAGAWRRFRTVTWPAIKPVALAISALNFIWNFNSFALVFVLTDGGPGGRTRLPMLFAYEEAFRYGQFGYAAAMGLAMVAVIAILLAVYLSRRLRGEGEEDR, from the coding sequence GTGGCCGTCCGCGGCCCGGCGCACCGTTCTGCCCGCCGTTCCGCCCACCTGTCCGCGCGCGGTACCTGGTTCCTGGTGGCGCCCGCGCTGATCCCCATCCTGGTGCTGAGCGTGGGCCCGCTGCTGTACGGTATCGGGCTGGCGTTCACCGACGCGCAGTCGGGGCGTACGGAGGCCACCCGGTGGGTCGGCCTGCTGAACTTCTCCGACCTGCTCCAGGACACCTTGTTCTGGGACTCGTTCCGGGTCGGCCTGGTGTGGGCGGTGGGCGTCACGGTCCCGCAGTTCTTCCTCGCCCTCGGGCTGGCGCTGCTGCTCGGCCAGGACCTGCGCATGCGCTGGCTGGCCCGCGCCCTCGCGATCATCCCCTGGGCGATGCCCGAGGTGGTGGTGGGCATCATGTGGCGGCTGGTCTACCACCCGGACGCGGGCGTCCTGAACGAGACGCTGCGCAGCCTCGGGCTCGGCCCCGACGAAGGGGTGGACTGGCTGAGCGGTACGGCCACCGCCCTGCTCGCCGTGGTCGTCGTCGGCATCTGGGCGGGCATGCCGCAGACCACCGTCACGCTTCTCGCCGGGCTCCAGAACGTGCCGCGCGAACTGCACGAGGCCGCCGCGATGGACGGTGCCGGGGCCTGGCGGCGCTTCCGTACGGTCACCTGGCCCGCGATCAAGCCGGTGGCCCTGGCCATCTCGGCGCTCAATTTCATCTGGAACTTCAATTCCTTCGCGCTGGTCTTCGTGCTGACCGACGGCGGTCCCGGGGGCCGCACCCGGCTGCCGATGCTGTTCGCGTACGAGGAGGCGTTCCGGTACGGACAGTTCGGTTACGCGGCCGCGATGGGGCTGGCCATGGTCGCGGTCATCGCCATCCTGCTGGCCGTCTATCTCTCGCGACGGCTGAGGGGAGAGGGGGAGGAGGACCGATGA
- a CDS encoding aminoglycoside phosphotransferase family protein produces MTAPSTTPFTEAHARGVLAAAGRPDAAADARLLSLGENAVFALGGNGPVVRVGRSAELLERAERELRVAVWLAEQGVPAVRAAEPTARLVDGHPVTFWERLPEPVRPAEPADLAALLRLVHALPEPPFTLPRRDLLGGVERWLRLAGDAVSARDAEYLRGRRDAFAAAATALEPHLPRGPVHGDALTRNVHVGPDGPVLVDLETFSSDLREHDLVVMALSRDRYGLPAAAYDTFVRVYGWDVRDWEGCAVLRGSRETASCAWVSQHAPGNPAALDEFRRRIASLREGDTTVRWYPF; encoded by the coding sequence ATGACCGCACCGAGCACCACCCCGTTCACGGAGGCGCACGCCCGGGGCGTCCTGGCAGCGGCCGGGCGGCCCGACGCCGCCGCCGACGCCCGGCTGCTGTCACTCGGCGAGAACGCGGTCTTCGCCCTGGGCGGCAACGGTCCGGTCGTACGGGTCGGACGCAGCGCCGAACTCCTGGAGCGCGCCGAGCGGGAGCTGCGCGTCGCCGTGTGGCTGGCGGAGCAGGGCGTGCCGGCCGTGCGCGCGGCCGAGCCGACGGCCCGGCTGGTCGACGGCCACCCGGTCACGTTCTGGGAGCGGCTGCCGGAGCCGGTACGCCCCGCCGAACCGGCCGACCTGGCCGCTCTGCTGCGCCTGGTGCACGCGCTGCCCGAGCCGCCGTTCACCCTCCCACGGCGTGATCTGCTGGGCGGTGTGGAGCGCTGGCTGCGGCTGGCCGGCGACGCGGTCTCGGCGCGGGACGCCGAGTATCTGCGGGGCCGCCGCGACGCGTTCGCCGCTGCCGCCACCGCGCTGGAACCGCATCTGCCGCGCGGCCCCGTCCACGGTGACGCGCTGACCCGCAACGTCCATGTGGGCCCCGACGGCCCGGTGCTCGTCGATCTCGAAACGTTCTCCTCTGATCTGCGGGAACACGATCTCGTCGTGATGGCCCTCAGCCGCGACCGCTACGGCCTGCCCGCCGCGGCGTACGACACGTTCGTGCGGGTCTACGGCTGGGACGTGCGCGACTGGGAGGGCTGTGCGGTGCTGCGCGGCTCCCGGGAGACGGCCAGCTGCGCCTGGGTCTCCCAGCACGCCCCCGGCAACCCCGCCGCCCTCGACGAATTCCGCCGCCGGATCGCCTCGCTGCGCGAGGGCGACACGACCGTGCGGTGGTACCCCTTCTGA
- a CDS encoding exonuclease domain-containing protein has protein sequence MGWHQGLLVSFDLETTGTDVEHDRIVTAALIRLEADGREALRETWLLDPGVPVPEEAAAIHGMTTAHVREHGRAAADGIEEITQSLAGALEAGIPLVVMNARYDLSLLDRECRRYGLRTLAERLGRRPAPVIDPLVLDKHVDPYRKGKRTLQALCLHYGVPLEAAHEAGADAVAAAGVARRIGERHPAVAGTAPAALHALQEKAAAEQAASFQRYLRRSGDPAAIVEAAWPLIPYQQSRERAEDLPVQASSSGGAS, from the coding sequence ATGGGCTGGCATCAAGGGCTGCTCGTCAGCTTCGACTTGGAGACCACCGGCACGGACGTCGAGCACGACCGCATCGTCACCGCCGCGCTCATCAGGCTGGAGGCGGACGGCCGGGAGGCCCTGCGGGAGACCTGGCTGCTCGACCCCGGCGTACCGGTCCCCGAGGAGGCCGCGGCCATACACGGCATGACGACCGCTCACGTCCGGGAGCACGGCCGGGCCGCGGCGGACGGCATAGAGGAGATCACCCAGTCCCTCGCCGGTGCGCTGGAGGCGGGCATACCGCTCGTGGTGATGAACGCGCGGTACGACCTCTCGCTGCTGGACCGCGAGTGCCGCCGGTACGGCCTGCGGACGCTCGCCGAGCGGCTCGGCCGCCGGCCCGCGCCGGTCATCGACCCGCTGGTGCTGGACAAGCACGTCGACCCCTACCGCAAGGGCAAGCGAACGCTCCAGGCCCTCTGCCTGCATTACGGCGTGCCGCTGGAGGCCGCGCACGAAGCGGGCGCTGACGCGGTGGCCGCGGCCGGTGTGGCACGGCGGATCGGCGAGCGTCACCCGGCGGTGGCCGGGACGGCCCCGGCGGCGCTGCACGCCCTTCAGGAGAAGGCGGCGGCCGAGCAGGCCGCTTCGTTCCAGCGGTATCTGCGCCGCTCCGGTGACCCGGCGGCGATAGTCGAGGCGGCCTGGCCGCTGATCCCGTACCAGCAGTCGCGCGAGCGCGCCGAGGACCTCCCGGTTCAGGCGTCGTCCTCGGGCGGCGCGAGCTGA